DNA sequence from the Malus domestica chromosome 11, GDT2T_hap1 genome:
cttttttaatatttatttagaagatttaagtttttttaaatttttttttttttgtcatgtggcacacatttggcagccacgtcagcacttaacggattaatggatgaaaaacgtaacggaggtattattttgaaataaaatggtatgtgaggtatgaaagtgaaatgttttaaagatgttgtatgggttTGTGCAAGACCTCAAACCTGCAGGGttactgtgtaatttaccctttatatatttattttgcaACTATTACCTACTTTGTTTCTATTCTGTAGTGAGAATAAGGGTGATAAGTCTTTTAGGGTATATTACTATTATGTGTATCGTATAACAAAATATTGATCaaagtattttaatttttacattGCCAGTAATATTTTTacttataaattatttattagGCTAATATCTAATTACTTAGTCCAATTTATGCATTATCTTTTTAGGAAAAATTACACTTAGAGTATACTTTCAATACTTAATTATATATTGAGACAacactttttaaacattttaagAAAGGACATTTTTTAAACCTGCATAAGATGACGTCATGTCAGGTTTTTCCGTTAGAAACTGAGTTACATATTTTGTTAAATAGCGATTGACGGTGATTCGAATCATTCAAATTACATTTTCATTTCTCTGctgtttttctttctctctgaaGTTTATCTGTTCCGATTTATATTTTGTCATGTCCCTCAATTATCTCTCGCCATAATTTGTATTGGAATCATTCAAGTTTTCTTCGAAGGTAAATGTTTCTCTCAAGTTTATCTCTCTGAATTTTATATGTTTCGATTTAGATTTTCGAAGTGTTGTGTGCTGtgtgttttttaatttatttctgtTTAGATTTTGAAAGAGTGtctgatttttcattttttattggtCGCATTGAGTTTTTTTGGACTGTTCTTGTTTTTTGCAGTCAcggttttttagttttaaagatTTTGATTCGGTTTGACCATATTTGATCGAGTGTATGGCAAAGGTGATTTTTAGTTGTGctactttgtttttcattgaagttccttttgtgtttttgcaatatagttatcatatatatttgttagaaTTGGAATGTATTATGAGTTAGTTTAGTATTTGGTgaagtttattaatatttatgcAGCATCAGTTCATAGAATCGTGCAGAATCAGTTGACATAAGTTTTTGAAGGTGGTGGGGGAGGTTGGGGGGACCCCCCACATAAACATTTAATAATTTTCAGTGCTACTTGTGTATCATCAGTGTGCAGCATCagttttatataaataataatgTTCAACGTAATACTTGTGCAACATAAGCTCATAGAATGTCATTCTGTGGTCAATAAGCAAACATAAGCAATAAAAGGCAACACTAAATATGAAAATAAGATAAATCCCTGGTCAATAAAAGCATATTTGATAGTTCATGAAAAGGCACCAAACGTGTTCCTCATTCTGTAGCAATTCATTCACCAAGTTGGAGTACCTCCTTAAACAATCTCTCAAAATTATTGTACGATGATCCTCCAACATCAGTAGCTTCAACAGCTTTTTTCTTCCATTCCTTTGCCTTTTCCCTCATCTTTATCCCTCCTTTTCCTTCCATCATTTCCTTAACAAGTGCTTCTATTTCGTCGCGCTTCACGTCGGGGCTCACCTCCATTCCAATCTCCCACGTTGTGCATGAGTACCGACAATTAGTTTGTTGCTCCGCAAAGAAAGGCCAGCAAATTACAGGCACACCGTGAGATATACTTTCAATGGTAGAATTCCAACCACTGTGTGTTAGGAAAACCCCAACAGATGGATGAGCTAACACTTGGTCCTGTGCACACCAACCTGCAATATAACCCCTATCCTTAATCTCCTCAAAAAATTCATCAGGTAAAATTGGTGAGTCACCCTTTACCACGTCAGCCCTAACTATCCATAAAAATGGTTGCTTGCTATTTGCCAGCCCCCATGCAAACTCGATCAAATGTTGGTCTGTCATCATCGTTATGCTGCCATAATTTACATACACAACTGAATTGGGTTTCTTTTTATCAAGCCATTCCGAACATTTTATGTCTTCTTTCCATAAGCTTGAGTTAAGTGACTTGCTTTCGGGGAAATGTCTGCCCAACAAATTAAAGGGGCCAATGGTGTAAATGTTGGGAAACATTATCGATATTACCTCTAACACTTCGtgttcaaattcgtcaaatgtgttgaagaggatTGCAAAAGAGTTCAAACAGTTTCGTGCTTCGGATCCCAAGTAATTAAACATTATGTCTCTGAGATCAGTAACTCTAATGAAACTTGGGATGTCCTTGAGTCGAACATTTTTCATGCCTGGGATCCAATCAATTGGTGTATCGAGTGTGCCATCATGCATGAAATTCTCATCTGAAATCCACAGAAGGTGAAGCACGTGTGATGATATTTAATCATGTTCATGGTTATAAGAGTAAATTTCAAGGTCTCAAATATCTACTTTATTTTGcagttgataaaaaaaaaaatgagatctCATATTTTTACAGGTGCATGGTGCAAaatcccttgataatttattcaacatttatttcaactCGGTCAAGAGTCAAGACCAACTCTTACAAAATGGAGACTGATTTTATTAAAACCAAGTGATCACTACAAATAGATTAATCTTCCCCAATAACATAgaagaaattttttctaaataaaaaaaattaatagaaaagtCTAATTCCATTTAACACATCCAAAATATCaaaatgcaaatttctttctctttcacaTCTTTAATTACAAACGCTAGTAGTGGAACAAAATATACTTTTATGTGATGTTGGACTGGATCCAATGACACAGGAAAGACAAAAGAGTCCAAACTGGGTTATCTTATCATTTGAACATGCTGGAGTGCTGGAGTGCTGGAGTGCTGAGAGGGTAGGAGGGGAACAATAGAAAGACTAAAGGGTCAAATATGTCATGATAATTTATGTAAACAAAGGAATATATACTTGGAAGGGAAGTGCATGATTTAATTCAAGCGTGTCATGATAATTTATGCATACAAAAATGTTCATATACATAATAAAGAAACGGATTAATTATATATGCGACCAAAGcgtaaaaaacaaaatcatccagaaattaaagAAGTACCTTTGAAC
Encoded proteins:
- the LOC103448827 gene encoding linamarin synthase 2-like, with translation MSSFQVFGKYEREMMSSVEQATKKGHAVFVPYPAQGHVNPMMQLAKLLHSRGFHITFVNTEFNHNRLIRSNGPDSVKGLPDFVFETIPDGLPPSDKDGTQDIPALCDSIKKTCFGPFKELVAKINSSSQVPQVTCIVADGIMTFGCKAARELGIPEVVLWTASACGFMGYLQYNELVKRGIIPFKDENFMHDGTLDTPIDWIPGMKNVRLKDIPSFIRVTDLRDIMFNYLGSEARNCLNSFAILFNTFDEFEHEVLEVISIMFPNIYTIGPFNLLGRHFPESKSLNSSLWKEDIKCSEWLDKKKPNSVVYVNYGSITMMTDQHLIEFAWGLANSKQPFLWIVRADVVKGDSPILPDEFFEEIKDRGYIAGWCAQDQVLAHPSVGVFLTHSGWNSTIESISHGVPVICWPFFAEQQTNCRYSCTTWEIGMEVSPDVKRDEIEALVKEMMEGKGGIKMREKAKEWKKKAVEATDVGGSSYNNFERLFKEVLQLGE